One Cedecea neteri DNA segment encodes these proteins:
- the asmA gene encoding outer membrane assembly protein AsmA, whose amino-acid sequence MRRLLTTLMILLVVLVAGLTSLVLLVNPNDFRGYMVRQVEARSGYHLELEGPLRWHVWPQLSILSGRMSLTAPGAAQPMVSAENMRLDVALLPLLSHQLQVRQVMLKSAVIQLTPEAEAKLSANAPVGPKGSVSEPDTGRGWSFDVAKLKVVDSVLVFQHINDEQVTVRNINLQMTQDDKRQAHIEFSSQINRDQRDLGLSVTADVDLNDYPQQINATLSQIDYQLQGADLPAGGIVGSGTLRLGWKNASSQLSLTNMQLTANDSDLQGNVSLTMQDKPQWTVDLQSRLLNLDKLVANPPGADNAINQQAQQAQQPRPGPVIAEEQGETNYHSLRNFNAVVNINAGEVRWRGLAFNDVQTALVNQNGKLNINQLNGKLGQGTLSLPGLLDASGDTPELAFQPQVKNIEIGKILTAFDYPIALTGQFSMTGDFSGERLDAEDFRSNWQGEAQLELAHSRLEGMNFQQLIQQAVSRSNEGVDGQQNAENVTELDHFSASASLDNGLLTMTKMVGESSVLSLTGEGTMDLVKEVGDTTFAIKVSGGWQGSNSKLIETLKNTAIPLRVYGPWQQLNYTLQVDQVLRKQLQDEAKRRLNDWLDKHKESDKAKDAKQLLNKL is encoded by the coding sequence ATGAGACGACTTTTAACCACGTTGATGATTCTGCTGGTTGTGCTGGTAGCCGGCCTGACCTCACTTGTGTTGTTGGTTAACCCTAACGACTTCCGTGGTTATATGGTTCGTCAGGTTGAGGCCCGCAGCGGTTATCATCTTGAGCTGGAAGGGCCGCTGCGCTGGCATGTCTGGCCGCAGCTGAGTATTTTGTCTGGCCGTATGTCATTGACTGCTCCTGGCGCCGCTCAGCCGATGGTCAGCGCGGAAAATATGCGTCTCGATGTGGCGCTGCTCCCGCTGCTTTCTCATCAGCTTCAGGTTCGCCAGGTGATGCTGAAAAGCGCGGTGATCCAACTGACTCCGGAGGCTGAAGCAAAGCTCTCGGCTAACGCGCCGGTAGGGCCAAAAGGCTCAGTGAGTGAACCGGATACCGGACGTGGCTGGTCGTTTGATGTCGCGAAACTTAAAGTGGTCGACAGCGTACTGGTCTTCCAGCATATCAATGACGAGCAGGTTACGGTCCGCAATATTAACCTGCAAATGACGCAGGATGATAAGCGTCAGGCTCACATTGAATTCAGTAGCCAAATCAACCGCGATCAGCGGGATTTAGGGCTTTCGGTCACTGCCGATGTCGATCTCAATGACTATCCACAGCAGATAAACGCCACGTTAAGCCAAATTGACTACCAGCTGCAGGGCGCCGACCTTCCGGCTGGCGGCATCGTCGGTTCGGGCACGCTACGGCTGGGCTGGAAAAACGCGAGCAGCCAGCTTTCGCTGACAAATATGCAGCTCACGGCTAACGACAGTGATTTGCAGGGCAATGTCAGCCTGACGATGCAGGATAAACCACAGTGGACGGTGGATCTGCAATCTCGCCTGCTCAATCTCGACAAACTGGTGGCTAATCCACCGGGCGCGGATAACGCAATTAACCAACAGGCGCAGCAGGCTCAGCAGCCTCGCCCGGGCCCGGTGATTGCCGAAGAACAGGGTGAAACCAACTACCACAGCCTGCGTAATTTTAATGCCGTAGTGAATATCAATGCCGGTGAAGTCCGCTGGCGTGGCCTGGCGTTCAATGATGTACAAACCGCGCTGGTAAACCAAAATGGCAAACTCAATATTAACCAGCTGAATGGCAAACTGGGGCAGGGCACTCTCTCGCTACCGGGCTTGCTGGACGCGAGCGGCGATACGCCTGAGCTTGCCTTCCAGCCGCAGGTGAAAAACATTGAGATTGGTAAAATTCTCACTGCTTTTGATTATCCGATCGCGCTGACCGGGCAGTTTTCCATGACGGGTGATTTCAGCGGCGAACGCCTGGATGCGGAAGATTTTCGCAGTAACTGGCAGGGAGAAGCCCAGCTTGAGCTGGCCCATTCTCGCCTTGAGGGGATGAACTTCCAGCAGCTTATTCAGCAGGCGGTCAGTCGCAGCAACGAGGGCGTGGATGGGCAGCAAAATGCTGAGAACGTCACCGAGCTTGACCACTTCTCTGCTTCGGCATCGCTGGATAACGGGCTTTTGACGATGACGAAGATGGTCGGTGAGTCCAGCGTACTGTCCCTGACCGGCGAAGGCACGATGGATCTGGTGAAAGAAGTGGGGGATACGACGTTTGCAATTAAAGTCAGCGGCGGCTGGCAGGGCAGCAACAGCAAGCTGATTGAAACGTTAAAAAACACCGCCATTCCGCTTCGCGTTTATGGGCCGTGGCAGCA
- the dcd gene encoding dCTP deaminase has translation MRLCDRDIEAWLDDGRLAITPRPPVERINGATVDVRLGNKFRTFSGHTAPFIDLSGPKDEVTEALERVMSDEIVLDESEAFFLHPGELALAVTLESVTLPDDLVGWLDGRSSLARLGLMVHVTAHRIDPGWHGCIVLEFYNSGKLPLALRPGMMIGALSFEPLSGPAARPYNRRQDAKYRDQQGAVASRIDKD, from the coding sequence ATGCGCCTTTGCGATCGTGATATCGAAGCCTGGCTGGATGATGGCCGTTTAGCGATTACCCCCCGTCCTCCGGTTGAACGCATTAACGGTGCCACCGTGGACGTTCGCCTCGGCAATAAATTCCGCACGTTTAGCGGCCATACCGCCCCTTTTATCGATCTCAGCGGCCCTAAAGATGAAGTCACCGAAGCGTTAGAGCGCGTGATGAGTGATGAGATTGTGCTGGATGAGAGCGAAGCTTTCTTTTTACATCCAGGAGAGCTGGCGCTGGCGGTTACGCTGGAGTCTGTGACGCTGCCCGATGACCTGGTCGGCTGGCTGGATGGGCGTTCCTCGTTAGCGCGCCTGGGCCTGATGGTACACGTCACAGCGCACCGTATCGATCCGGGCTGGCATGGCTGTATCGTGCTTGAGTTCTACAATTCTGGAAAGCTGCCGCTGGCGCTGCGTCCGGGCATGATGATTGGCGCGTTGAGTTTTGAACCCCTCTCCGGGCCGGCCGCCCGCCCTTATAACCGCCGCCAGGATGCCAAATACCGCGACCAGCAGGGTGCGGTGGCAAGCCGTATCGATAAAGACTGA
- the udk gene encoding uridine kinase translates to MTDQSHQCVIIGIAGASASGKSLIASTLYRELREQVGDEHIGVIPEDSYYKDQSHLSMEERVKTNYDHPSAMDHNLLFQHLQTLKSGKAIELPVYSYVEHTRTDQTVHLVPKKVIILEGILLLTDARLRQEMNFSIFVDTPLDICLMRRMKRDVNERGRSMDSVMAQYQKTVRPMFLQFIEPSKQYADIIVPRGGKNRIAIDILKAKISQFFE, encoded by the coding sequence ATGACCGATCAGTCTCATCAATGCGTCATCATCGGGATAGCCGGCGCATCGGCTTCAGGGAAAAGCCTCATTGCCAGCACGTTGTATCGTGAACTGCGCGAGCAAGTCGGCGATGAACACATTGGTGTCATTCCAGAAGACAGTTATTACAAAGATCAAAGCCATCTGTCGATGGAAGAGCGTGTTAAAACCAACTACGATCACCCCAGCGCGATGGACCACAACCTGCTTTTCCAGCATTTGCAGACGCTGAAGTCTGGCAAAGCTATTGAACTGCCGGTTTATAGCTATGTGGAGCACACCCGCACCGATCAAACCGTGCATTTGGTTCCGAAGAAAGTGATCATCCTGGAAGGCATCCTGCTGCTGACCGACGCGCGTCTGCGTCAGGAAATGAATTTCTCCATATTTGTCGATACGCCGTTAGATATTTGTCTGATGCGCCGCATGAAGCGCGACGTCAACGAGCGCGGGCGTTCAATGGATTCCGTGATGGCGCAGTATCAAAAAACGGTACGCCCAATGTTCCTGCAATTTATTGAGCCTTCTAAACAATACGCCGACATTATCGTGCCGCGCGGGGGCAAAAACCGCATCGCCATCGATATTCTGAAAGCCAAAATCAGTCAGTTCTTTGAATAA
- a CDS encoding diguanylate cyclase, with protein sequence MIIKNRQTEAASHSLILLAGLGLLSFIFTLYSLELTVKGTDLVPIWFTTSVMMAAFFRSPIRQWLAIAVVCALGSITASAVVFPFSGLNISLTAINLIEALLGALLLRRFLPRKNPLQNLNNWARLALCSAAIPPLVGGLLVTLLPIPVDSSVLKTFFIWVLSESIGALAVMPAGLLFKPYYLLRHRKAALLFETVATFAVTLALSYFSLIYLPWPFTFIIVILMWSAIRLPRLEAFIIFLVTLMMVSAMIAIGKFPMLTPHPRVLEYAPWLPFLLILLPANVITMVMYSSRTERKHITESETRFRNAMEYSAIGMALVSTEGKWLQVNKSLCKFLGYSSEELSDLTFQQITWPEDLNLDLQHLSKLEAGHINSYSMEKRYYTSAGNVVWAMLTASVVRHTDGTPLYYIAQIEDINDLKHTEWINKRLMERITLANEAGGIGIWEWDLTNDVISWDKRMFELYDVPPHTKPTYQLWLDRLVKEDLAHSETVIRESLKNRLPFKLEFRIHVKDGIRHIRSLANRVLNKNGDVERLLGINMDMTEVKQLNEALYQEKERLHITLDSIGEAVICTDVDMNVTFMNPVAEKLSGWAQEAAIGQHILAILRITFGDNGPVMENIHSGDFSRSAIEQDVVLHCRNGGSYDIHYTITPLTTLDGQSIGSVLVIQDVTESRKMLKQLSYSASHDSLTHLANRVSFENHLKRLLQGAIEHRQHHALVFIDLDRFKAVNDSAGHAAGDALLRELAAMMLSMLRTGDFLARLGGDEFGLLLPDCSTENARYISERIIRSINDYHFMWDGRLHRIGASAGITHIDGDNAIASEVLSQADIACYASKNNGRGQVTVYEPHRHYMEQGRDTMPLDEQWQVIKDNPLLMIAMAVAPPRIPESTCFYLLTLRFWGNEGDVINEPAFRSGLADPALHHALDRRVFSEFFEKYATQVAMKGFGVALPVSGAGLVSDTFVNELLEQLSTSRMPARLLHLTIQSSDLLTEPQRAYANLKRLRKAGCRMVLSHVGRDLELFNTLSHHLFDYVMLDPDLILNVHCNLMDEMMVTIVHGHAQRMTLQTIAGPADMPLVMDTLSGIGIDLIYGETIAQPQPLELLLANSYFGIN encoded by the coding sequence ATGATTATCAAAAATAGACAAACAGAAGCCGCCTCCCACTCCTTGATACTGCTGGCTGGCTTAGGGTTACTCAGCTTTATTTTCACCCTCTACTCTCTGGAACTGACGGTAAAAGGCACCGATTTGGTGCCTATCTGGTTTACCACTTCGGTGATGATGGCGGCGTTTTTCCGTTCTCCTATCCGTCAGTGGCTGGCAATTGCCGTGGTCTGCGCGCTGGGCAGTATTACAGCCAGCGCCGTCGTTTTTCCCTTTAGCGGGCTAAATATCTCGTTAACCGCAATAAATCTGATCGAAGCACTGCTGGGTGCTTTGTTGTTACGCCGCTTTTTGCCGCGGAAAAACCCCTTACAAAATCTCAATAACTGGGCTCGGCTTGCCCTGTGCAGTGCGGCGATCCCCCCGCTGGTTGGCGGCTTGCTGGTTACACTATTGCCAATACCGGTTGACTCTTCCGTCCTGAAAACCTTCTTTATTTGGGTACTGTCCGAATCCATCGGGGCGCTGGCGGTAATGCCGGCAGGGCTGCTGTTTAAGCCTTATTATTTACTCCGTCACCGCAAAGCCGCTTTGCTGTTTGAAACCGTGGCCACCTTCGCCGTCACGCTGGCGCTCAGCTATTTTTCATTAATTTATCTGCCCTGGCCGTTCACTTTTATCATCGTCATTCTGATGTGGAGCGCCATTCGGCTGCCGCGTCTGGAAGCCTTTATTATTTTCCTTGTCACGCTGATGATGGTCTCCGCGATGATAGCCATCGGCAAGTTCCCGATGTTAACGCCCCACCCTCGCGTGCTGGAATATGCGCCGTGGCTGCCGTTCCTGCTGATTCTGCTTCCGGCAAACGTCATCACAATGGTGATGTACTCCTCCCGCACAGAGCGTAAACACATCACCGAAAGCGAAACGCGCTTTCGTAACGCCATGGAATACTCGGCTATTGGCATGGCGCTGGTCTCTACCGAAGGCAAATGGCTACAGGTGAATAAATCACTGTGCAAATTCCTCGGTTACTCCAGCGAAGAGTTGAGCGATCTCACCTTCCAGCAAATTACCTGGCCCGAAGATTTGAATCTCGATCTGCAGCACCTGAGCAAACTCGAGGCCGGGCACATCAATAGCTATTCAATGGAAAAGCGCTATTACACCAGCGCGGGCAATGTTGTGTGGGCCATGCTCACGGCGTCCGTTGTGCGTCATACCGACGGCACGCCGCTCTACTACATCGCCCAGATTGAAGACATCAACGACCTGAAGCATACCGAGTGGATCAACAAGCGGCTGATGGAGCGAATTACGCTTGCCAATGAAGCCGGCGGCATCGGTATCTGGGAGTGGGATCTGACCAACGATGTCATCAGTTGGGATAAGCGGATGTTTGAGCTTTACGACGTGCCGCCGCATACCAAACCCACCTACCAGCTCTGGCTGGACAGGCTGGTCAAAGAAGATCTCGCCCACTCGGAAACCGTTATTCGCGAGTCGTTAAAAAACCGCCTGCCGTTTAAGCTTGAATTTCGTATCCATGTCAAAGACGGGATCCGCCATATCCGTTCCCTGGCTAACCGCGTGCTGAATAAGAACGGTGACGTGGAACGGCTGCTGGGTATTAATATGGATATGACCGAGGTTAAGCAGCTCAACGAAGCGCTATACCAGGAAAAAGAACGGCTGCACATCACGCTGGACTCGATCGGCGAAGCGGTAATTTGTACTGATGTCGACATGAATGTCACCTTTATGAACCCAGTGGCCGAGAAGCTCAGCGGCTGGGCGCAGGAAGCGGCCATCGGCCAGCACATTCTGGCGATTCTGCGTATCACCTTCGGCGATAACGGCCCGGTGATGGAAAACATACACAGCGGCGATTTTTCTCGTAGCGCCATCGAGCAGGACGTCGTGCTGCATTGCCGCAACGGCGGCAGCTACGACATCCACTACACCATTACGCCACTGACCACGCTGGACGGCCAAAGTATTGGCTCCGTGCTGGTTATCCAGGATGTCACCGAATCCCGGAAGATGCTCAAACAGCTGAGCTACAGCGCCTCCCACGATAGCCTGACGCACCTGGCCAACCGGGTAAGCTTTGAGAATCACCTGAAGCGTCTACTGCAGGGCGCGATTGAACACCGCCAGCACCATGCGCTGGTGTTCATTGACCTCGACCGTTTTAAAGCCGTAAATGACTCCGCAGGCCATGCCGCCGGTGATGCTTTGCTGCGGGAGCTGGCGGCCATGATGCTGAGTATGCTGCGCACGGGGGATTTCCTTGCCCGCCTCGGCGGCGACGAGTTTGGTTTGCTGCTGCCTGATTGCTCCACTGAAAACGCGCGCTACATCTCTGAGCGCATCATTCGCAGTATCAACGACTACCACTTTATGTGGGATGGCCGCCTGCACCGCATCGGCGCCAGCGCCGGGATCACCCACATTGACGGCGATAATGCTATCGCGTCTGAAGTGCTTTCCCAGGCCGATATTGCCTGTTACGCCTCGAAAAACAACGGCCGCGGCCAGGTCACGGTTTATGAGCCGCACCGCCACTATATGGAGCAAGGGCGCGATACCATGCCGCTCGACGAACAGTGGCAGGTGATTAAAGACAATCCCCTCCTGATGATAGCGATGGCGGTTGCGCCACCGCGTATCCCGGAGTCCACCTGTTTCTATCTCCTGACCCTGCGCTTCTGGGGCAACGAAGGGGACGTTATCAACGAACCCGCATTCCGCTCAGGCCTGGCCGACCCGGCGCTTCACCATGCGCTGGATCGCCGTGTGTTTAGCGAATTTTTTGAGAAGTATGCCACTCAGGTCGCCATGAAAGGCTTTGGCGTCGCGCTGCCTGTTTCCGGTGCAGGTTTGGTCAGCGACACTTTCGTCAATGAGCTTCTGGAACAGCTGTCCACCAGCCGGATGCCCGCTCGTCTGCTGCACCTGACGATTCAAAGCAGCGATTTGCTTACGGAGCCACAGCGCGCGTATGCCAACCTGAAGCGGCTGCGCAAAGCCGGTTGTCGCATGGTGCTTAGCCACGTTGGGCGCGATCTGGAGCTGTTTAATACCCTGAGCCATCATCTGTTCGACTACGTGATGTTAGATCCCGACCTGATCCTCAACGTGCACTGTAATCTGATGGACGAAATGATGGTGACGATTGTGCACGGTCATGCCCAACGTATGACGCTGCAAACTATCGCCGGTCCAGCGGATATGCCTTTGGTGATGGATACGCTGTCGGGCATCGGCATTGATTTAATCTATGGGGAAACCATCGCCCAGCCGCAGCCGCTGGAGCTGCTGCTGGCTAACAGTTATTTCGGCATTAACTGA
- the alkA gene encoding DNA-3-methyladenine glycosylase 2: MYTLSYQPPYDWPWILRFLQGRAVEGVEIVTENRYQRSFALGEYAGLVTLEPDEKNLCLNVTLSDGLQPVAGEVLQRVKNLLDLDKDPQQVLSSLGTLAAARPGLRLPGCMDPFEQAIRAILGQLVSVAMAAKLTGKVAKTFGHKLAGNDDWYLFPDASALANCDIQQLKSLGMSLKRAEAIVHLAGEVMKGQFPLQLPDDLEQGIKTLIALPGIGRWTANYFALRGWQANDVFLPDDYLIKQRFPDMTTAQIRRYAERWQPWRSYALLHIWYSDGWTPVS, encoded by the coding sequence ATGTACACCCTTAGCTATCAACCGCCTTATGACTGGCCATGGATCCTCAGGTTTTTGCAGGGGCGTGCCGTGGAAGGCGTGGAAATTGTCACCGAAAATCGCTACCAGCGCAGCTTCGCGCTGGGAGAATATGCCGGGTTGGTGACGCTTGAGCCAGACGAAAAGAATCTTTGCCTTAATGTGACGCTGAGCGACGGTCTGCAGCCTGTGGCAGGTGAAGTTTTACAGCGTGTTAAGAACTTACTGGATTTGGACAAGGATCCGCAGCAGGTTTTAAGTAGCCTGGGCACGCTGGCGGCAGCCCGGCCCGGCCTGCGCCTTCCTGGATGCATGGACCCGTTCGAGCAGGCTATTCGGGCCATTCTCGGGCAATTGGTCAGCGTGGCGATGGCGGCAAAATTGACCGGCAAAGTGGCAAAGACCTTCGGACATAAGCTTGCAGGTAACGATGACTGGTATCTGTTTCCGGATGCCTCGGCGCTGGCAAACTGCGATATTCAACAGCTGAAATCTTTAGGCATGTCGCTTAAGCGTGCAGAAGCGATTGTGCATCTTGCCGGAGAGGTGATGAAAGGGCAGTTTCCGCTGCAGTTACCTGATGATCTGGAGCAGGGAATAAAAACCCTGATAGCATTACCGGGTATCGGGCGCTGGACCGCCAACTATTTTGCTCTACGCGGCTGGCAGGCCAACGACGTTTTCTTGCCGGATGATTACCTGATTAAACAGCGCTTTCCCGATATGACAACGGCGCAGATCCGCCGCTACGCCGAACGCTGGCAGCCGTGGCGCTCCTATGCGCTACTACACATTTGGTATAGCGACGGCTGGACGCCGGTCAGTTAA
- the yegD gene encoding molecular chaperone, translating into MKIGFDYGTANCSVAIMRDGIPQLLEMENGSSLLPSMLCAPTREAVSEWLFRHHEVPATGSETQALLRRAVSFNREEDIDVLPGSVKFGLSSLSQYMEDPEEVYFVKSPKSFLGATGLKPQQVALFEDLVCAMMLHIRKQAESQLDGTIDQAVIGRPINFQGLGGEEANQQAQGILERAAHRAGFRDVVFQFEPVAAGLDFEATLQEEKQVLVVDIGGGTTDCSVLLMGPDWHQRRDREQSLLGHSGCRVGGNDLDIMLAFKQLAPLLGMGGQTEKGIALPVLPWWNAVAINDVPAQNDFYSAANGRSLNELVRDAREPEKVAYLQKVWRQRLSYRLVRAAEESKISLSNSQQVSALLPFIAKDVGCSISQEALETAISQPLQRIMEQVTLAMDNSQAKPEVIYLTGGSARSPLLRHALAQQLPNIPIAGGDDFGSVTQGLARWSDVVFR; encoded by the coding sequence ATGAAAATCGGTTTTGACTACGGAACGGCGAACTGTTCTGTCGCTATTATGCGCGATGGAATACCACAGCTGCTGGAGATGGAGAACGGCTCATCACTGCTGCCTTCTATGCTCTGTGCGCCGACGCGTGAAGCGGTAAGCGAGTGGCTCTTCCGCCACCACGAAGTTCCGGCTACGGGAAGTGAGACCCAGGCGCTGCTGCGCCGCGCAGTGAGCTTTAATCGCGAAGAAGATATTGACGTACTGCCGGGCAGCGTAAAATTCGGACTAAGCTCACTTAGCCAGTACATGGAAGATCCGGAAGAGGTTTACTTCGTTAAATCGCCGAAGTCCTTCCTCGGCGCCACAGGCCTGAAGCCGCAGCAGGTCGCGTTATTTGAAGACCTGGTTTGCGCGATGATGCTTCACATTCGCAAACAGGCGGAAAGCCAACTGGACGGAACCATCGACCAGGCAGTAATTGGCAGACCGATTAACTTCCAGGGGCTAGGCGGCGAAGAGGCCAACCAGCAGGCTCAGGGCATTCTGGAGCGCGCAGCGCACCGCGCTGGCTTCCGCGACGTGGTGTTTCAGTTTGAACCCGTAGCCGCGGGGCTGGATTTTGAAGCCACGCTTCAGGAAGAAAAACAGGTGCTGGTGGTCGACATTGGCGGCGGTACCACCGACTGCTCGGTACTGCTGATGGGGCCTGACTGGCACCAGCGTCGCGACCGTGAACAAAGCCTTCTGGGCCATAGCGGCTGCCGCGTGGGCGGCAACGACCTGGACATTATGCTGGCATTTAAACAGCTGGCTCCGCTGCTTGGCATGGGCGGCCAGACGGAAAAAGGCATCGCGCTGCCGGTATTGCCGTGGTGGAATGCCGTCGCGATTAACGATGTTCCGGCACAGAATGACTTCTATAGCGCGGCTAACGGTCGTTCGCTCAACGAGCTGGTGCGCGACGCGCGCGAGCCGGAAAAGGTAGCGTATCTGCAGAAAGTCTGGCGTCAGCGTCTGAGCTACCGCCTTGTCAGGGCAGCAGAAGAGAGCAAAATCTCGCTCTCCAACAGCCAGCAGGTTTCTGCCCTGCTGCCGTTTATTGCCAAAGACGTAGGCTGCAGCATCAGCCAGGAAGCACTGGAAACCGCCATCAGCCAGCCGCTACAGCGCATTATGGAACAGGTCACGCTGGCGATGGATAACAGCCAGGCGAAGCCTGAGGTTATCTACCTGACCGGCGGCAGCGCACGTTCTCCGCTGCTGCGCCATGCTCTGGCCCAACAGTTGCCGAATATCCCTATTGCCGGGGGCGATGACTTTGGCTCGGTCACTCAAGGGCTTGCCCGCTGGTCAGACGTAGTTTTCAGATAA
- a CDS encoding helix-turn-helix domain-containing protein, whose protein sequence is MKTLTEVMAEFSPEEQAEIRAMTDVLILETGLQLVREEQGFSQKQVAQKMGISQPAIAAIEQRGNDLKVLTLKRYVEALGGKLSLHLEFPESDRRFQI, encoded by the coding sequence ATGAAAACGTTAACTGAAGTAATGGCGGAGTTCTCGCCGGAAGAGCAGGCCGAAATCCGCGCAATGACAGACGTCTTAATTCTGGAAACCGGGTTGCAGCTGGTGCGCGAGGAACAGGGGTTTTCTCAAAAACAAGTGGCGCAAAAAATGGGTATTTCGCAACCGGCAATCGCCGCGATTGAACAACGCGGTAACGATCTCAAAGTGCTCACGCTCAAGCGCTACGTTGAGGCGCTGGGCGGTAAACTTTCGCTGCATCTGGAGTTTCCAGAAAGCGACCGGCGTTTTCAGATATAA
- a CDS encoding type II toxin-antitoxin system RelE/ParE family toxin yields the protein MIWRVIFTDYFYFWYQAQPVELRKRLVAAFGNIEFWGPALSRPQADTVKGSRYPNMKELRLLWRGKPYRIFFAFDPHRRAVVLCGGDKSNDKRFYQAQINVADTQFAHHLTEMEDENENVN from the coding sequence ATGATATGGCGCGTGATATTTACCGACTATTTCTACTTTTGGTATCAGGCCCAGCCCGTAGAGCTCCGCAAACGACTTGTGGCGGCCTTCGGCAATATTGAGTTCTGGGGGCCTGCTTTAAGCCGCCCACAGGCGGACACGGTAAAGGGATCTCGTTATCCCAATATGAAGGAATTACGTTTGCTATGGCGCGGCAAGCCATATCGGATCTTTTTTGCTTTTGACCCGCATCGCAGAGCCGTTGTGCTGTGTGGTGGAGACAAATCAAACGATAAGCGTTTTTATCAGGCGCAGATAAACGTGGCCGATACGCAGTTTGCACATCACCTGACAGAAATGGAGGATGAAAATGAAAACGTTAACTGA
- a CDS encoding MdtA/MuxA family multidrug efflux RND transporter periplasmic adaptor subunit — MKGTQTSRWLWITAFILVVIAAVWFWHNHNTSSGTQPQAKSGQASAQGGRRGMRGGALAPVQAATATTEAVPHYLTGLGTITAANTVTVRSRVDGQLLAIHFQEGQQVKAGDLLAEIDPSQFKVALAQAQGQLAKDQATLANARRDLARYQQLVKTNLVSRQDLDTQLSLVESTLGTVKADEASVASAQLQLNWSRVTAPIDGRVGLKQVDIGNQISTSDTNGIVVLTQTHPIDLVFTLPENDIATVIKAQKAGETLSVEAWDRTNSTKLSSGKLLSLDNQIDTTTGTIKLKARFDNQDDALFPNQFVNARMLVDTQQNAVVIPAGALQMGNEGHFVWVLNSDNKVSKHLVTPGIQDSQKVVITAGVSAGDRVVTDGIDRLTEGAQVEVVEPHSAADDNAKPAAQSKSGHKHNGARS, encoded by the coding sequence ATGAAAGGCACGCAGACTTCTCGCTGGTTGTGGATTACAGCCTTTATTCTGGTGGTGATTGCCGCCGTCTGGTTCTGGCACAACCACAATACATCTTCAGGAACCCAGCCCCAGGCTAAATCTGGCCAGGCTTCCGCCCAGGGCGGTCGACGCGGAATGCGCGGCGGTGCGCTGGCCCCGGTTCAGGCCGCAACGGCAACCACTGAAGCCGTGCCACATTATTTAACCGGCCTTGGCACTATCACTGCGGCCAATACCGTGACGGTGCGCAGCCGCGTTGACGGGCAGTTGCTTGCTATTCATTTCCAGGAGGGCCAGCAGGTAAAAGCTGGCGATCTCCTGGCAGAAATCGACCCAAGCCAGTTTAAAGTCGCGCTGGCACAGGCTCAGGGGCAATTGGCTAAAGATCAGGCCACCCTGGCAAATGCTCGCCGCGACCTCGCCCGCTACCAACAGCTGGTAAAAACTAACTTAGTTTCCCGCCAGGATCTCGATACTCAGCTGTCGCTCGTAGAATCCACACTCGGCACGGTTAAGGCCGATGAAGCCAGCGTAGCCAGCGCCCAGCTGCAGCTTAACTGGAGCCGCGTTACCGCGCCTATCGACGGTCGAGTTGGCCTGAAACAGGTCGATATTGGCAACCAGATTTCCACCAGCGACACCAATGGTATTGTCGTGCTGACGCAAACGCACCCGATTGACCTGGTCTTTACCCTGCCGGAAAACGACATCGCCACGGTGATTAAAGCGCAAAAGGCTGGTGAAACGCTGAGCGTTGAAGCCTGGGACCGCACCAACAGCACAAAACTCAGTAGCGGTAAACTGCTGAGCCTTGATAACCAAATCGATACCACTACCGGCACTATCAAGCTTAAAGCCCGCTTTGATAATCAGGACGACGCTCTTTTCCCGAACCAGTTTGTGAACGCCCGTATGCTGGTGGATACCCAGCAGAATGCCGTGGTGATCCCAGCAGGTGCGTTGCAAATGGGCAATGAAGGCCATTTTGTCTGGGTACTGAACAGCGATAACAAAGTCAGTAAACACCTGGTCACACCGGGAATTCAGGATAGCCAGAAAGTCGTGATCACCGCTGGCGTTTCAGCAGGCGATCGCGTGGTGACCGATGGCATTGACCGTCTGACGGAAGGCGCACAGGTTGAAGTTGTCGAACCGCACAGCGCGGCTGACGATAACGCGAAACCTGCAGCGCAGTCGAAATCCGGCCACAAACACAACGGAGCGCGCTCCTGA